A portion of the Aphis gossypii isolate Hap1 unplaced genomic scaffold, ASM2018417v2 Contig00250, whole genome shotgun sequence genome contains these proteins:
- the LOC126553454 gene encoding protein ZBED8-like codes for MASESKKKCRQYNIEYLKYGFIQSPTNITLPMCLICRKVFSNEAMKPSRLQEHLIKVHANKKNMDLFYFQTLEKKFLKEPTLVNMFSTTSKQDDDGLRASYNISLLIAKSGKPHTIGEELILPAISEVINTMLHKPAFDIIKKIPLSNNTVQRRIDEMAQSVEELLCEFLKATKLSIQLDESTLPGNEALLLAYVRFVKEEKICQELLFAKNLMTDTKGESIYYTLEEFFKEKEIPMCNILSVATDGAPAMVGCHRGFIAYLKKTVPNVLAVHCVIHRQNLVAKNLNERLHKSLHYVISAINKIKNNSLNDRLFGQLCTENDEEFNQLLFHTEVRWLSKGACLDRFYKLFDSVLEFLKTKDDILRGNLINYRSDIAYLTDLFKNLMKQICSCKVMI; via the coding sequence ATGGCATCTGAATCGAAGAAAAAATGTAggcagtataatattgaatatttgaagtATGGTTTTATTCAATCGCctacaaatataacattacCAATGTGTCTCATTTGCCgaaaagtattttcaaatgaaGCTATGAAACCATCGAGACTGCaagaacatttaataaaagttcatgctaataaaaaaaatatggatttattttattttcaaacacttGAAAAGAAATTTTTGAAAGAGCCGACATTGGTCAATATGTTTTCAACAACGTCGAAACAAGATGATGACGGATTGCGAGCTTCGTACAACATTTCTCTACTGATAGCCAAGTCTGGTAAACCACATACTATTGGCGAAGAACTTATTTTACCAGCTATAAGCGAGGTAATAAACACAATGCTGCATAAACCAGCTTttgacattattaaaaaaattcctcTGAGCAATAATACAGTGCAAAGGAGAATTGATGAAATGGCACAATCTGTCGAAGAATTATTATGCGAGTTTTTAAAAGCCACCAAACTTTCTATACAGCTTGATGAATCAACTTTACCAGGTAACGAAGCCTTATTATTAGCTTACGTACGATTCGTAAAAGAAGAAAAGATTTGccaagaattattatttgctaAAAACTTGATGACTGACACAAAAGGAGaatcaatatattacacattggaagagttttttaaagaaaaagaaattccTATGTGTAATATCTTATCAGTTGCGACCGATGGTGCTCCAGCCATGGTAGGGTGCCATCGAggttttattgcatatttgaaaaaaactgtACCAAATGTACTCGCTGTACATTGTGTCATTCATCGACAAAATTTAGTTGCCAAAAATTTGAATGAACGCTTACATAAGTCATTACATTATGTAATTTCAGCtatcaataaaatcaaaaataattcattgaatGATAGATTGTTTGGACAACTTTGTACTGAAAATGATGAAGAAttcaatcaattattatttcacacaGAAGTTCGTTGGTTGTCGAAAGGTGCCTGTTTAGACAGATTCTATAAGTTGTTTGACTCGgtacttgaatttttaaaaactaaagatGATATTTTACGAGgcaacttaattaattatagaagtGACATTGCTTATTTGACTGacctgtttaaaaatttaatgaaacaaatttgcAGTTGCAAGGTGatgatttga
- the LOC126553459 gene encoding uncharacterized protein LOC126553459 gives MWKFIVDLCFKLTKKVLIIPNLHLDFERRAHKAVKEVFPDINIVGCRFHLGQAWWRKINSESELRNAYKNPDDDLGNWLKMFFGLQFLDHDEVEDAFVELIAVCPNEEIGHIFSDYVLNNYIEPGCPFNTNLWAMKPSENPRTTNSAESFHRTYNSQFYSSHPSIYIVIKILIETQAETVLKIATIEQKYVGLRYPAITDI, from the exons ATGTGGAAGTTTATTGTTgacttatgttttaaattgacaaaaaaagtattaatcatTCCTAATTTGCACTTGGATTTTGAACGTAGAGCCCATAAAGCAGTGAAAGAAGTATTTcctgatattaatattgttggtTGTAGATTCCATCTAGGACAAGCATGGTGGCGAAag ataaatagtgAAAGTGAACTTCGAAATGCATACAAAAATCCTGATGATGACCTAGGAAATTGGCTAAAGATGTTTTTTGGTCTCCAATTTCTAGACCATGACGAAGTTGAAGATGCATTCGTAGAGTTAATCGCTGTTTGTCCAAATGAAGAAATTGGTCACATTTTTTcggattatgttttaaataattacatagagCCTGGGTGTCCATTCAATACAAACTTGTGGGCAATGAAACCTTCGGAAAATCCCag GACTACCAACTCTGCAGAAAGCTTTCACAGAACATACAACAGTCAATTTTACAGTTCTCATCcatcaatatatatagttattaaaattctgattGAAACTCAAGCAGAAACAGTACTGAAAATAGCTACGATAGaacaga agtaTGTTGGCTTACGCTATCCTGCTATAActgatatatag